The Methylomonas rhizoryzae genome includes the window AAGTGTGCGGAACCCTTTCAGATCGGGGTTGACCTCGGTTGCGTCTACTGAGGTAAAGCAAGTGTCAATAATTTCGGGAAAGTTATGCCGCGCATGATTGAATGCTTCGTGATTAGGATATAAATCAGTTAGTATTACTTTGTGGATAATGTTGCTAGCGTCTTTTGATGTGTTATTTGGCTTGTTTAATATAGATAACCATGCGCTGCCGGCTCCTGAGCATAAGTCTATGATGCATGGGTGGTTGCTTTTCTGTAGGGCTTTGAATAGCATTGGAGAAATGCTGTGATAAAGGTGATATTTTCGGACTATATATTCTAAAAAATTAGTTACCCCGTTACGGATTTCTTTGGGGCACCAATTTTGATCCTCGATTTCGATAAATTGGATGCGTTTCATTTTTTCTCACCTCAAACAAAAATGCCCTCGTTAGGAGGGCATTTTAGTTCGATACAATACGAAAAATTGTGGATTATCAGGCAATAAGTTTTCTGCGAGAATATTTTCCTAAGCCTAATACGCCCAGGCCTAGTAATGCCAAGGAAGCAGGTTCTGGTAATTTTTGTGTGTCTCCTGATAATTCTGCGGTACCAGTGGTGAAGTTATCCCCATCTTTGAACTGAGAGCTGGAGGTGTAGAAAAGATCTGACACGCCGCCTGATGCATTGGTTTGGGTGTTTGTGTCGAAATAATCCGCAGCAGCGCCACCAGTTACTGAGAAATAAGCTCTGACGTCCCCAAACAAGTTGCTTCCAAGTACAGCAGTGCTTAAGTCTAAGGTGTCAATTTTCAATGTGAGGAATGGGGTGCCAAACGTGCTGTCAACTGCATCGCTAGTCTCTGGCAATGCGTTGCCATAATTTAAGTTTGCGTCCGAATACAGGTTTACCCATGCGTTTGAATAGTCAAGTGTGAACACAGGTGCCGCTGGATTTGTTAGATCGACAGCGGTGACAACTATGCCTCCGAAACCGTAGGTCAGTTGCACGTTATCAGCAAAATCAGCTGGATTGGTGTCCGGGAATGGGTCACCGTTAATTGAGTTGATGCCATTGAATTCGGCAAAAATGCCGGTACCGGTCAGGCTCAAGCCCGTAAGGCTACCTAGATCGCTCGTATTGATGGCTTGTCTGGCAGAAAATGTGTTTTCAGCTGAAGCTGCTTGGAACCATTGGGTATATGTGGTTTTGCCGATAAAGTCATCTGCAGGCTGATTTGGATTGCCGACAGACGCGTCCGGATCCCAAATTATGTTTTGTACCGTTACCGCGCTTGCATTGCTTGCCGCCAGAACGGAAAGTGCGCCAGCTAGGATTGCTGTTGAGAATTTGCTGTTCATTTTTTGCTCCGAATGTATTGAATTCGAATAAGAGAAAGCATTAAATGGGCCAGTTTATTAAGTTAATGAAAAGTAATGATATTTTTTGTTGGTGGGGGCTGGGAATTCTGTGGTTTGTAAAAAAAACTGACGAATGATTATGTGCTCACTATACTGCTTTTCAGGAATTGCCGTTTAGCTTGTGGAGATATTTGAGTCTCCAGATAGGCATCAGAGAAATCAGGGCGCCATGCTACTCATGCGGCAGCATTTGCTGGTGGTCTTGCATCATTACTGGTTAGCGTGCAAGCTTCTGTTTCCCTGGACTTTTCTGAAGAACAATCATGTGGGTTTGGGCGAAACCGGTTTGCATGTTGATTTATGACGGTCAAATTTAAGCTGTACATTAATCTTGATTAGTCCTCAATTCTGTTGGATGAGCTTCTTGTTCCAGTCTTTAGCGAGATCTAGAGATCAATCCCATGCGCTTTTTCAATTTTTGAATGATTGGAAAGTGATTTCGTTGCGCCACGTTAGCATTGTCTGTTTGTAAGACTTAGCCGCGGCGCTGTTTGGTGAATAGGGTGTTATTGAGAAGTTAGGTGAATTCTTAAACAAATAGGAGGGGAATGTGGATTACGGTATCCTTGAGAAGGCTGTTTTTGAGTGGAAGCAGGGGCTTGGCGTCGCCTCAATTGAGTTTGTGGAAAGGTCTTACGTGTCCACGCTTGGCTCTACAAAGCGCGTGCCGCTTCGGTTGACTCCCAAAGATGTTACCGAAGTCATTTCGATAGTGGAAATTGCCGGGAAACATAAAGTTCCACTTTATCCAATCAGTACCGGAAACAATTGGGGATACGGTTCGAAATCGCCGGTCATCGATGGGTGTGTCGTCGTTGATCTGTCGAAAATGGACAAGGTGTTAGCGTTTGATGCTCAGACGGGTATCGTCACGTTGGAGCCTGGAGTCACCCAGCGCAAATTGAATGCTTATCTTCAAAAGAAAGGCTGCTCGTTCTTAATCCCCGTAACCGGGGCCGGTCCGGATTGTAGTTTGATCGGGAATGCTCTGGAGCGTGGGTATGGAATCACGCCTTATGCCGACCATTTTGCCGCGGTGATGAGTTTGGAGGCGGTGCTGCCGGATGGCACGCTTTATACTTCGATGCTCGATGGATTCGGAGGTGGGGATGTCAATAATCTGTTCAAGTGGGGTGTTGGGCCTTATGTCGACGGAATTTTTTCCCAGGGTAATTTTGGTATCGTCACCAAGATGACCATCGCGTTGGCGCCGATTCCCGAGCGCATGGAGGCGTTCTTTTTTAGTGTAAAAAGAGATGACAAGTTAGAGCTGGCGGTCGAAAAAGTCCGCAAAGTGTTACGGGAAGTGGGAACGGTAACGGGCTCTATCAATTTGATGAATAAGCACCGGGTGCTTTCGATGTCCGAAGCTTATCCATGGGATGCGATTGGAGAAGACGGATTGATACCCGACGCGGTATTGCAAAAAATGATGCGGCGCAATCAGGTGATGGATTGGACCGGGGTTGGGGCTATATACGGCAATAAGCGTGTCGTGGCGGCAGTTAAAAAGGAAATCAAAAAGATTTTGTCTCCAGTGGCGTCGCGCTTAGTGTTTTTAACGCCCGGAAAGGTATCGTTCTTGGCACATTTATTGGGAGCAATACCGGTCGTTCGCGATGCGCATATCATGAACACGGTTGCGACACTCAAAAAGACCATGGATTTATTCGCGGGTGAACCGAGTGAAATAGCTTTGCCGTTGGCCTATTGGAAATCGGGCGAAAAGCCGAAAGAGGGTGATCCGATGGATCCGGACCGTGATGGATGCGGGTTGATCTGGTATTCGCCGCTGATTCCCATGCGGCCGGATGTGACGCGCGAATTTGTGGAAATGGCCAGCCGAATTTGCAGGGCGCACAAGATAGAGCCGCTTATCACGCTAACTAGCGTTTCGGATAGGTGTTGGGACAGTACGGTGCCTATTTTGTTCGACAAACGCAATCAAGCGGAAATTGGTCGTGCTCACGCTTGCTATGAGGAGTTATTGGATGCGGGGCGCAAACTAGGGTTTGTGCCCTATCGCTTAGGGATACAGTCGATGGGGCTTTTGGCGGACGAGAGTGTACAGCCTAAGCTGCTGCGTAAACTGAAAAATGCGATCGATCCCGATAACATAATCGCGCCTGGTCGCTATGGGTTGTAAAATTTTCAGACAAGCCGGCGGGAGGGGATTTAATAGCAATTAACGGGGAGCGATCTCAGAATTCGTGCCGCCCCTTAAACGCATGGGCTAAGGTGCCGCTGTCTATGAATTCCAGCTCTCCACCCATGGGTACGCCGTGGGCGATGCGGGTGGCGCGGATGTGATGTTTCGCTGCTAATTCAGCCACGAAGTGGGCGGTGGCCTGACCTTCAATAGTGGTGTTGGTGGCCAAAATCACTTCGCTGATATTGTTTTGTTCGAAGCGATGCTCCAGTTGTGCAATGCCTAGTTCGTCCGGACCGATACCGTCTAACGGGGAGAGGCGGCCGTGTAGCACGAAATATTTGCCGTTAAATCCGGTTGCTTGATTTAATAGCCAAACGTCTGCGGCGTGCTCGACGATGCAAATTACGTCGTTTGCCCGATTCGGGTCCGCGCAAATTTCGCACTGCTCCGCTTCCGTGAAGGTGCGGCAATCTTTGCAATAGCCGATTTCCTCCATGGTTCGGACCAGCAATTTTCCTAATTGCATGCCGCCTTCGCGGTTGCGTTGCAACAGATGAAACGCCATGCGCTGTGCGGACTTGGGGCCTATGCCCGGCAGGCAGCAAAGATTTTGGATTAATTCTTTCAGCAAGCCGCGGTCGCGCATGCTTAAAATGGCATCTGAAAACCGGGAGGCAACGGTACTCCGGCTGTAATTTCCGCCATTTTTTCCTTTTTCATTTTTCCGACCTTGTGGACTGCGTCGTTAATGGCGGCAGCTACCAAGTCTTCCAGCATATCCTTGTCGTCGCCAACCAAAGAAGGGTCTATGCTGACTTTGCGAACTTCGCGCTTGCCAGTCATTAATATACTGACTAAGCCGCCGCCGGATTCGCCAATAACTTCCATGTTTTCAAGCTCGTCTTGAGCTTTTTTGAAGTTTTCTTGCATTTTTTGGGCTTGCTGCATAATGCCAGCGAATGCGTTTTTCATGATGTCTACCTTTTAGTCGAGCGGTTCTATCGAGCCCGAAATGACGTGGGCACCGAATTGTTCGGATAAAGCTTGTATGTTTAGGTCGTTGTCGATGGCGTCAACGGCGGCTTGCTGTCTGTCTTCCCGAGCTTTTTGCATTTCTAACGCGGGTGTTTGTTGTGGGATGTTTTGAGAAATTATCTGCAATTTAATAGGCTTGCCGTAATAATTTTGCAATGCGCTACGCAATTTGTCTTCCGCCTGGGTGCTTACGCGTTGGAAGCCGGGATCGATAAGCAAGCGGCAGACATTGTCTTCAATGCCGTCGAGCGCGCAATTATGCGCCAGCTCGCGCGCCAAGCCGGTTATTTTAAGGGCTGAAACGATGTCGCTCCAATTTTCCGGGTTTCCTGCCGCCGGGTGGGTTTCGCGCACCGCGTTAGTTGGATGTTCAAGCGGGGTCGCTGCGGTAATCTTTGGTGGCCGGCTCGGTTCGGATGGGCGTTGCCTGGGCGTGTTTGTCGAAGGTTGGGGCGCGTCGAGCGGGCTAAAGCTTAACATGCGCAGCATGATCATTTCGAAGCCGGTTCTGGGATCAGGGGCCAGAGTGAGGTCGCGCCGGCCAATCAGGCCGATTTGGTAATAAAGTTGTACGTCTTCGCCGCTCAGGGTGGCGGCCAAATTGGCAAGCATCTCCGGGTCGAATTCCGGAGCGATGAAATCCGGAATTTGTTGCAGTATTGCCACGCGATGGAGAATGCGTAGCATCTCCTCCAGCATGGCCGAGAAGTCCGGGCTCAATTCGGCGGCGTGAGAAATGGTTGCCAAAAGTGTCTTGCCGTCGCGTGCGGCGAGGGCTTGTAGCATGTCTGTTACCGGTTCTTGGGCGACGCTGCCGAGCATGGCGGCTACTTCTGCCGTATTCACTTGGCCGCCGCTGCCGTAGACTATTGCTTGGTCCAGTAGGCTCAGTCCGTCCCGCATGCTGCCGTCCGCGGCGCGAGCGAGGAGCTTTGTAGCGGCCGGCTCGAAAACGATATTTTCTTCGTTCAGTATCCGCCGCATTTGCGCATCGATTTGTTCGGGCAAGAGCCGTTTCAGGTTGAATTGCAAACAGCGGGACAATACGGTGACGGGAATTTTTTGCGGATCGGTGGTGGCCAGTAAAAATTTAACGTGTGGCGGGGGTTCTTCCAGGGTTTTCAATAAGGCGTTGAAACTGTGTCCCGACAGCATGTGAACTTCGTCGATCAAATAAACTTTATAACGTCCTTGATTGGGGGCGTATTGAACGTTGTCCAGCAAGTCGCGGGTGTCTTCCACTTTGGTGCGGGAGGCGGCATCGACTTCGATTAAGTCCATAAAGCGGCCTTGTTCGAAGGCTAGGCAAATTTCGCAGGCACCGCAGGGATTGCAGTCTTGCAGATTTTCGCAATTGATAGCCTTGGCGAGGATGCGGGCCACTGTGGTTTTGCCTACCCCGCGGGTGCCGGTAAATAAATAGGCATGATGCAGGCGGTCGTGTTTGAGCGCATGCGACAGCGTTTGGCTGACGTGTTCTTGACCGACTAATTGAGTGAAAGTGCGAGGGCGCCATTTTCTGGCAAGAACCTGATAAGCCATCATAGCGACCGGGGCGGGCAATTAGGGCGGCTACCATGCCAGCCGCATCCCGGCACACGAATCTGCTGCTACCGTTGCTCCCTTCCGGGCCTGGCGGGGTTTACAGCGTATCGTTGCGAGAGGACCGACACGGTAACCATAATGGCATCGGCTGTCGCCGAAGAACGCGCATTATGCAGAAAACGAACTACCGATGCAAGTTTTAACGTAAACTGATTGAATTGACAGCGGTAGACAGTGTATGCGCGAAGGATGCGCCGAATTTACCGGCCAAACGGTCGAATAATTGTTCGCGTGGCGTGAAATTGACGACCTCTTCCGCTTCTAGCGCTTCTCTGGCCACGCTGTCGATACTGCCGAAGGCGTCCGCCAAACCGATTTTGACGCCTTCTTCGCCGGACCAAACCAGTCCCGAAAATAGTTCCGGAGTGTCTTTCAAGCGTTCGCCGCGCGCGATTTTAACGGCGTCGATAAATTGTCCGTGAACTTGATTCAGCATGGTTTGCATATGTTGCGCTTCTATCTGATTGACCGGAGAAAAAGGATCCATGAAAGCCTTGTGTTCGCCGGCGGTCAGAAGGCGTCGTTCCACGCCGAGTTTGTCGAGGATGTGGGTGAATCCGAAGCCGTTCATCACCACGCCGATCGAACCTATGATGCTGGCAGGGCTGACAAAAATCTTGTCCGCGGCGGCGGCGATGTAATAGCCGCCCGACGCACACATATCGCCGACTACCGCGTAAATCGGCAATTCCGGATGTTGTTTTTTCTGGCGACGAATTTCCTCGTAAACATAGGCCGACTGAACCGCACTGCCTCCTGGAGAATTGATGTTAAGGATGACGCCTTTGGTGTTTTTATCCTTAACGGCATCGCGGATGCCTTCGATAATGCTGTCTGCGGAAGCGGCTTCTCCGTCGGCGATGATGCCCAGGACATCGATGACCGCAGTGTGCTTTTGGTTTGTGGTTATTTCGGTTTCGAATTTGGGGTAAGCCATTAATGCCAATAATAGGCTGGCATACGCTAAGGTTGCGAATTTAAAAAAAATCCCCCAGCGGCGAGCCCGGCGCTGTTCTTCGATCGCTGCCATCGCTAATTTTTCCAGGACGGATTTTTCCCAGTTTGGCTGATTGTCGGGTTGTTGCGAATGCTCCATAGGTGGTTCTCTCATAGCAATGCGGTAAGATCGGTCGGGTAAGCTAGGCAATGCAGCGGTTGGTATTGTTGCAGTGTCCGGGCCGTATGGGCGCCGCAGGTCACGGCAATCGCGGTCACCCCGGCATTCAAGGCCATTTGCATATCATGCACGGAATCGCCGACCATGACAGTCCGTTGTTTATTTATGCCTAACTCGGTCACGATTTCGTCGATCATCAGCGGATTCGGTTTAGAGGCGGTTTGATCGGCGCAACGCGTCGTGCAGAAATAATCCGTCACGCCAGTGGCTTGTAAAGCGCGGTTCAAGCCGGCGGACTTTTTGCCCGTGGCAACAGCTAGCCGGACGCCGGCCGACCTATAGTGCTCCAGCATCTCGGGGACGCCGGGGAACAAGTCTGCAGGGCCTGCCGGTTTGGAAAAAAACTGTTGGCCGTAGTGCGAGGCAAGCCGGAATCTCGTTTCCTGGTCCAGATCGGGAAACAATAGGTTCATCGCATTTTCGATGCTCAAGCCGATGATATCTTTGACGGCTTGGCTGTTCGGTACCGGGCAATCGTTATCGGCTGCGGCGGTTTGGATGCAATGGACTATCCAATCGACGGAATCGACCAGTGTACCGTCCCAATCGAAAATGATTAAGTCAAAGCGGTTCTTCATTGTTTAACAGTTGTTGTAAATCGTCCGGTAAAGGCGCGTTAAATTGCAGTTTGGTTCCGTTGCCCGGATGGGTGAACGCTAATTGTTCTGCGTGCAAAAACAGGCGTTTGTAGCCCTTTTGGCTAAACGTCTTGTTTGTTTCGACTGCGCCGTAACGTTCGTCGCCGACGATGGGGAAGCCCAGCCAGGCTGCATGAACACGGATTTGATGGGTCCGGCCTGTTTTAGGTTCCGCACGGACGAGCGTCGCCGTTTTATATGGCTGCAAGCGGGTAAACAAGGTTTCCGAAGGTTTTCCGGCTTGACTAACGATCACGAAACGTTCGCCGCCGCGCCCGACATTTTTGAGTAGCGGCGCATCCACCCATTGCTTTTTGCGAGTAAATTGTCCTGCCAGCAATGCCAAATAGGTTTTCTGTATGCCGTCGCCGCGAAACATTTCGTGCAGTTGCTTTAAGACCGAACGTTTTTTGGCGATAAGCAGACAGCCGGAGGTATCTTTGTCCAAGCGGTGAACCAGTTCCAGAAATTTTTGAGCCGGTCGAATTTGCCGTAACCCCTCGATGACTCCGGATTGAATGCCGCTACCGCCATGCACGGCAAAACCGGCCGGTTTGTTCAGTACCAAAAAGCCGTCGTCTTCGTACAAAATGTGGTTTTCCAAGCTGAATTTCAAGCCGGGTTGGACGATGACGGCGTCCGGGTGATCCGCCGTTCTGACCGGCGGGACTCGAACGACGTCGCCTTCGGCCAGTTTATAGCTGACGTCGGCTCTGGCCTTGTTGACCCTGACTTCGCCTTTGCGGACCATGCGATAAATGCGGGTTTTAGGCACGCCTTTCAACAGGCTGATTAAAAAATTATCCAAGCGTTGTTCGGCATTGGCTTCGCCGATAGTAAGCCATTGAACCTGCGGAGGATTGGGGGTTGAGGTGGTATTCATGCACGATTACGCTATCAATACGGGCAAAGCCGCTGTTTAAAATTGCTGCACTAAGTAAACATTGCTATATTAGGCTAGTTTATCTGTGTGATAAACCGGACAATGATTATTCAATGGCCACCGGCGCATAGCAGCCCTCGCCAAATAACATCAAAAAAGAATTTATTCGGGTTTTATCGCTCAACCCATGAGGAGCGACTACGTCCAATACTAAGAGCCCAGCAAAACAGATCCACCCACTTTGCAAGCGCCATCCTCGGCAAGACCGATTCTGCTGCTCCAAACATAACGCACCTAATTGCCGTTTACAGTCAGCCTGGCTGCTCAATTAATACACCCAAGGTGGGATAGCCGCCTCAATGTCGCGGTAAGTCGTACTGTTTCAAACTCTTCGGTAGGATAAATAACAACAAGGATTACTGAATGAAAAGAATGCTTATCAACGCCACACAGCCTGAAGAGCTGAGGGTGGCTTTGGTAGATGGTCAAAAACTTTACGATTTTGACATCGAAGTCCCTTCAAAAGAACAAAAAAAATCCAACATCTATAAAGGTATCATCACTCGGGTGGAGCCGAGTTTAGAAGCCGCATTCGTCAATTACGGCGCGGAAAAACACGGTTTTTTGCCGTTTAAAGAGATTGCGCCGGAATATCGCAATCAGGATAGCGACGACGGTAAGCCGACGTCCAAGGCCGGCGTGCGCGAAGGTCAGGAAATCGTCATTCAAATCGAAAAGGAAGAGCGCGGCAACAAAGGCGCCGCGCTAACGACCTACATCAGCTTGGCCGGCACCTATTTGGTATTGATGCCGAATAACCCCAAGGCTGGCGGCATTTCGCGTCGCATCGAGGGGGAAAACCGTAGCGAGTTGCGCGAAACCATGGCGGACTTGGAAATTCCCGACAATATGGGATTGATCATACGCACCGCCGGTAGCGATAAAAATGCCGAAGAATTGCAGTGGGACTTGAATTACCTATTGCAGCTTTGGGAAGCGATCGAGCGTTCCAGCCACGAGCAAGCCGCGCCGTTTCTGATTTTTCAGGAAAGCAACGTCATTATCCGGGCTTTGCGCGATCATTTACGCGGCGATGTCGACGAGATTTTGATCGATCAGGAAGGCGCATTCAAGCTGGTGCACAATTTCTTGAAGCAGGTGATGCCGCACAATCTACATAAAGCCAAGCTTTATCAGGATAGCGTGCCCCTGTTCAACCGCTACCAAATCGAAACCCAAATCGAAATGGCTTACAAGCGCGAGGTTTCGTTACCGTCCGGCGGCTCCATCGTGATCGACCATACCGAAGCCTTGACCTCGATAGACATCAACTCGGCGCGGGCGACCAAGGGTAGCGATATCGAAGAGACCGCGCTGAACACCAATCTGGAAGCGGCCGATGAAATTGCCCGTCAACTGCGCTTGCGTGACTTGGGTGGTTTGTTCGTCATCGACTTCATCGACATGATGTCGAATAAAAATCAGCGCGAAGTGGAAAATCGCTTGCGCGATGCCCTGAAAATCGACCGCGCCCGTATTCAAACCGGCCGTATTTCCCGCTTCGGCCTGATGGAAATGTCCCGGCAACGTTTGCGGCCGTCGTTGGGCGATTCGACGCAATTGACCTGTCCGCGTTGCAAGGGGCAGGGTACGATCCGCAATGTCGAATCGGTCACCTTGGCCGTATTGCGGTTGATTGAAGAAGAGGCGATGAAAAAGGGTACCGAACGCGTGATTGCCCATCTGCCTATCGATTGCGCCACCTTCCTGCTCAACGAAAAGCGCGCAGCCATTCAGGAACTGGAGGCCCGTCTTAAGGTGAGCATTGTGGTGTTGCCGAGCAAACATTTGGAAACGCCGGCTTACGAAATCGAGCGGATTAAGTCTTTGGAGGGGTTGGAAGAAAAACCCAGTCACATGCAGATCAAAGAAGACGAAATCGCGGTGCCCGAGTTTGCCAAGCAAGTGGTACCTAGAGCGGAGAAGGCGGCGGTCAAAGAGTTTTTGCCCGATGCGCCGGCGCCGGTACAAAACAAAAAGACGTCCGCCAGTTTGATCCAGCGTTTTTGGCAGCGTTTAATCGGGCAAAAAAAGGTGGAGCAAGCGGCCCAAGACAACGTAAGGCCGGGCGGAGAATTGAAAGCTAAGTCTAGGATGGGGCGCAGGGATAGGCCGAATGGCCGCAACGGCAGACGCGGAGGAAAGCGGGCGGGAAACCAGCCGGCCGATGAAAATGTCAGCGCACAAAGCTCCGTCAATGCCGACGGAAATACCGAGAGGCCGGAAAATAGCGTTGCTCCGCTAGCCGCCAAGCCGCAGGTAGGCGAGCGCCCGCCCAGAAGGGGCAGAAACCGCAGGCGCAATGTCCGTAACGGTGCAGAAAGACGCACGGAGTCCGGCGTTGCCGACTCGGAGCAAGCAGGGCGGGGGGCTGCTGCGGATGCTGGTAACGTTAACGCCCCGTTTGCCGACAATTACCGTAACGACTTTGCCGAACGCTCTCGGCCGGCCGATTTCGAGCCGCGCGAACCGCGTCAATCTGACTATGAAGAGCAGCGCCCTAAAGTCGTCGTAGACGAATAAAGGGTTGGCCGCTGGCAATATCGCCGGTGCCGCGCGTGATACGCGGTGCCGGCTGGCTGGCTAGTCAAACCGGCAGAATAGAGCCGGTTTGTAAACCGAGGTGCAATACCTCGATATTCACGAATAAGGCTTGAGTTTATCGAACCGGCGGTGTTCGGTCTCCGGTCGTCGCCTCTCCTGCCTCCGGTTGTGCCGTCAAGCTCTTAGGCAGTTTCTTTTTTACCTTCACGCCCAGCTCTTCCAAATTGCTAGCTTGCCGTAACAAATTGCCCTGGCCGCTGCTGAGTTTATTAACGATACCGTCGTAGGTTTTTTGCACGGTGCTAAGTTGGTTGCCGAGTTTTTCGATGTCTTCGACAAAGCCGCGGATTTTGTCGTACAGCGCGCCGGCCTTGTCGGCGATCAGCCGGGCGTTTTCGTTTTGTTGTTCGTAGCGCCAAATGTTTTGGATCGTGCGCAGGGTTGCCAATAACGTGGTCGGGGTGACGACGACGATTTTGTGCTCGAAGGCGTCGTTGAACAGTTTCTCGTCGCCTTGAAAAGCGGCCATGAAAGCGGCTTCGATCGGCATGAACAGCAGCACGAAATCCAGAGAGCGCAGGCCTTTCAGGCTGGAGTAATCCTTGCCGCTAAGGCCTTTGATGTGGGCGCGCACCGCTTCGACGTGTTGCTTCAGGGCTTCGGTGCGTTCGGCATCGTCTTCGCTGGAACAGTAGCGCTCGTAGGCGTTCAATGACACCTTCGAATCGATCACCACGTCCTTGTTGTCCGGCAGGCGGACGATCACGTCGGGTTTGAACAGCCGATTGTCCTGGTCGCGGAACGCGCCCTGGGTTTCGTATTCGATGCCCTTGCGCAGGCCGGATTGTTCCAGTACCTTTTCCAGAATCATCTCGCCCCAATTACCCTGGGCCTTGTGGTCGCCTTTTAACGCGCGGGTCAGATTCAGCGCTTCCTGGTTCATTTTCTGGGTGTCGCGGCGCAACGAAACGATTTCCTCGCGCAGGCTGATGCGGTCCTTGGTTTCGTTGTCGTAAACGCTTTCCACCCGTTGCTTGAACTCGCCGAGCTGCTGCTTCAGCGGTGCCACCAGCGTTTCGATACTGGTCTTGTTATGCTCGACGAATTGCTTGCCGCGTTCCTCGAAAATCCGGTGCGCCAGATTTTCGAACTGGGTTTTCAGTTGATTTTCCGCATCCTGCAGCAAGCGGATTTTCTCTTCGTTATGCTTGTGTTGTTCTTGCTGGCGGGTATTCAGTTCAGCGTTTTCGGTTTTCAGGACCAATAACTGTTGTTGCAAGGCTTGCAACTCGGATTCGCGTTGACTTAGCAAGCTCAGCCTCTCTTCTGCCACAGCCAGTTTCACGCTTTGTTGCTGCAATTGCCGATTCATGTCGTCGATTTGCGCCGACAGCGCGGTGCGGCGACTCCCGCCTAGCCAAACCGCCAGCGCATAACCGAGTAAGCCGGACACAATCGCCGCTGCCGGTACTATCCAAATTTCAATCAAGCTATCTTTCCTCTTAGTAGGCTGCAAGCCGGTAGCATTAGGGTTGGAAAGCAGGTTTATGGGGAGGCTTGCGTGAGCTGGAGGCTGTCCGAGCCGACCATGTTTGGGTAGCGGCTCAGCCGTGACGGATGATGCGTTGTGTGATCCAACGCCAACCGTAATAGCGCGACAACATCCATAAAGCCACGCCGAGTAACAAGGCTTCCACCCAAAAATAACCCAGCCAGACCGGCACGATGCCGCTAAGTACCCAACTGTGGTTGACCTTTTGCAGGTTGGCGTAGGCGAAATAAATGCCGAACGCAATCAGTACGCTACCGTATACCCCGCCACGTGGTGACGAGCGCGCCAAAGGCACGGCCAATACCGCCAGCAGCAATACGCCCAACGGTGCATTCAGGCGGTCTTGCAGCAACACGATTTCGGTCAATTTATCCGAATGCCAAATTTCTCGGGTAGGCAGGGCTTCCAGGTGCGGCATGAAACTGATGGTCTTTCGTTCTACCAACACGGCGTATTCGGCGAAGCTCTCCAGCGTATAGTCTTTTTGACCGGGTTGGCCTTGTATGCGTTGGCCGTTTTGCAAAATCAAATACAAACCGCCGGGTAAATATTCCAACTTGCCGGATTCGGCGTTGACTACGCCTAATTTGTCCTGTTGTTTGTTTTGCACGAATACCCGGCTCATCGTGCCGGATTCGTCGACGTTCTCGGTATAGAAAATTATTTCGCCGTCGCTGTATTCGCTAAAGCGTCCGGCGGATATGCCGCGGATGTCGGCGCTTTGTTTATCTAAATAGGTCATTTTCTCGCTTTGCGCTTCCGCCCAGGGCGAAGCCAGCATGGACAAGCCGGCGGCGCACAGGCTCAGCGGCAAGACCAGCCATAACACCGCTTTATACAGGG containing:
- a CDS encoding DNA recombination protein RmuC, producing the protein MIEIWIVPAAAIVSGLLGYALAVWLGGSRRTALSAQIDDMNRQLQQQSVKLAVAEERLSLLSQRESELQALQQQLLVLKTENAELNTRQQEQHKHNEEKIRLLQDAENQLKTQFENLAHRIFEERGKQFVEHNKTSIETLVAPLKQQLGEFKQRVESVYDNETKDRISLREEIVSLRRDTQKMNQEALNLTRALKGDHKAQGNWGEMILEKVLEQSGLRKGIEYETQGAFRDQDNRLFKPDVIVRLPDNKDVVIDSKVSLNAYERYCSSEDDAERTEALKQHVEAVRAHIKGLSGKDYSSLKGLRSLDFVLLFMPIEAAFMAAFQGDEKLFNDAFEHKIVVVTPTTLLATLRTIQNIWRYEQQNENARLIADKAGALYDKIRGFVEDIEKLGNQLSTVQKTYDGIVNKLSSGQGNLLRQASNLEELGVKVKKKLPKSLTAQPEAGEATTGDRTPPVR
- the lptF gene encoding LPS export ABC transporter permease LptF, whose translation is MSEGKLMTYGRGIPGNGPPFRLMTVLDKMIVKDLFKTVLAVLTVLVVIIVSRKFIKVLAQAIEGNISNETVLALLGFKTIIAITAFLPAATFIAVLMVLGRMYREQEMAAIASAGGGLFTLYKAVLWLVLPLSLCAAGLSMLASPWAEAQSEKMTYLDKQSADIRGISAGRFSEYSDGEIIFYTENVDESGTMSRVFVQNKQQDKLGVVNAESGKLEYLPGGLYLILQNGQRIQGQPGQKDYTLESFAEYAVLVERKTISFMPHLEALPTREIWHSDKLTEIVLLQDRLNAPLGVLLLAVLAVPLARSSPRGGVYGSVLIAFGIYFAYANLQKVNHSWVLSGIVPVWLGYFWVEALLLGVALWMLSRYYGWRWITQRIIRHG